In the genome of Phycisphaerales bacterium, the window GCCCCAAGCCTTCGCGGGCTTGTGTGGCGTCTTTCGTTTCCCAAGAGGCGTCGTCCCAACGGCCAATTCGTCGAGCACTCCATGGCAGCGAAGCAACGCCCAACTTCCAAGCCCGGCAAGCACGTTGGCAATCGCCCGGTCCGCCGACGCGTGGTCCTCATGGATCAACTGTCGACCTACGTCATCCAGACCGGCGGCGCCCTCGTGCTCGTTGCCGTGCTGGGCATCTGCGTCTATCTCGCCTACGTCGTCGTTCCGCTGTTCTCGCGTGGCGAGGTCGGCGAGCGGTTGAGCAGCCAGACGCCCATGAAGGCCGGGTTGCCCGTCCTCGATCCGTACGGCCGTGGCGCGGCGTTCGTGTCGAAGGAAGGTGGCATCCAGCCCTTTGCACTGGCCTCGGGAGAGCCCTTGGCCAAAGCCATTCCACTGTCTCCCGACGCGGCGCCTTCAGCGATCTCGGTCGTGCGAAACGGCGAACTCGTTGCGGCGGGATACGCCGATGGCACGGTGCGACTTGGCAGCATCTCGTTCGACGAGCAGATCCTCGTCACCCAGCCGCCCAGCCCCGACCAGACGTTCTGGGCCGCCGACGGCGGGCTGTACGAAATGGTGACGCCCGAACGAGCGCGGCGATCGCAGATCGAGATCGAACTGGGCGAGCCCGTCGAACTGAGCGAGGGCGAAGGCGGCGTCGAGCGGATCGACTACAACGTCGATCCCACGGGCCGTACCGTGCTCCTGGCCACCCGCGAAGACGGCACCGTGCTGGTGAACACCGTCAGGACCATCCGCCCCCTGGGCGGCGGACCACCGCGAACCCGACTCAGTTCGACGTCGTTCGAGATCGATCCCGATTCGCTGGAGCGGTGGCTGTTCGTGACTTCGGACAGCGATCACGTGCTCGCCGTGGGCGAAGACGGCCGAGTCCGACGATTCACCCGTACGGATGACGCCTTCGAACTCGCCGAGACTATCGACGCGGTCAACGAGGGCGCGGCCGTGACGGCGGTGACCATGATCCTCGGTGGCCGGACGCTGCTGCTGGGTGATGACGAGGGCACGGTCTACGCGTGGCACGTCGCCACCGGCGAAGTCGATGGCGTGGCCGGCGTGCAACAACTGGTCAAGGCCCACGAGTTTGCCGGTTCGGACTCGCCAATCGTGGACATTTCGCCCAGCCAGCGAGATCGGTCGATCGTCATTCTCGGCCAGAGCGGCAACGTCCGGGTGCGTCACGTGACGAGCGAGAAGGTCGTCGCCGACTTCGACACCGGTTTGGACGAACCCATCCACGCCCGCCTGGCGCCGAAGAACGACGGCGTCTTCGTGCTCGATGCGTCTGGGCTTGGCGTCATGCGGGCCCTCGAGCCCGGCTACCCCGAGTTTTCGTTCAAGGCGCTGTTCGGCAAGGTGCACTACGAGGGCCAGTTCGAGCCTGAGTACGTGTATCAATCTTCTTCGGGCGACGATGCGGCCGAGATCAAGCTGAGCATCGTGCCGCTGATCTTCGGTTCGCTCAAGGCCACGATCTTCGCGATGTTGTTCGCGGTTCCGATGGGCGTCCTGGCCGCCGTCTATACGAGCGAGTTCCTCAGCCCGAACGTTCGCAAGGTCGTCAAGCCGGGCGTCGAGATGATGGCATCGCTGCCTTCGGTGGT includes:
- a CDS encoding ABC transporter permease subunit; this encodes MAAKQRPTSKPGKHVGNRPVRRRVVLMDQLSTYVIQTGGALVLVAVLGICVYLAYVVVPLFSRGEVGERLSSQTPMKAGLPVLDPYGRGAAFVSKEGGIQPFALASGEPLAKAIPLSPDAAPSAISVVRNGELVAAGYADGTVRLGSISFDEQILVTQPPSPDQTFWAADGGLYEMVTPERARRSQIEIELGEPVELSEGEGGVERIDYNVDPTGRTVLLATREDGTVLVNTVRTIRPLGGGPPRTRLSSTSFEIDPDSLERWLFVTSDSDHVLAVGEDGRVRRFTRTDDAFELAETIDAVNEGAAVTAVTMILGGRTLLLGDDEGTVYAWHVATGEVDGVAGVQQLVKAHEFAGSDSPIVDISPSQRDRSIVILGQSGNVRVRHVTSEKVVADFDTGLDEPIHARLAPKNDGVFVLDASGLGVMRALEPGYPEFSFKALFGKVHYEGQFEPEYVYQSSSGDDAAEIKLSIVPLIFGSLKATIFAMLFAVPMGVLAAVYTSEFLSPNVRKVVKPGVEMMASLPSVVLGFIAAIVVAPYVRDVLPSVLVGFLTLPVAVLLMAHLWQMLPSHWRKRANPWQHMVLVLATCVIGVLVALAIGPPAERLLFAPSEGAAPGVPVDIRRWLSSEYGQAWPGWFVVLIGPVAVVLAVIQSMFVGRRLDRALAHKTDLSIAGVMLARFFVMLGLTLLLAYAFALVLQALGFDPRNSIFGPFSPRNTLVVSMIMGFAVIPIIYTISEDSLRAVPDSLRTASLGAGATPWQTALRIVIPVAGSGIFSACMIGFGRAAGETMIVLMATGNTPEMSWNIFGGFRTLSANIAVELPEAPMGGTHYRVLFLCGLVLFLMTFAINTAAEVVRQIVRARTAGL